A stretch of the Aspergillus puulaauensis MK2 DNA, chromosome 6, nearly complete sequence genome encodes the following:
- a CDS encoding sugar porter family MFS transporter (COG:C;~EggNog:ENOG410PJBY;~InterPro:IPR005829,IPR005828,IPR003663,IPR036259, IPR020846;~PFAM:PF00083,PF07690;~TransMembrane:12 (i21-41o75-96i108-130o136-153i165-183o203-220i295-319o331-351i358-378o398-418i430-453o459-479i);~go_component: GO:0016020 - membrane [Evidence IEA];~go_component: GO:0016021 - integral component of membrane [Evidence IEA];~go_function: GO:0022857 - transmembrane transporter activity [Evidence IEA];~go_process: GO:0055085 - transmembrane transport [Evidence IEA]) codes for MMFGKFSDERAKWKIAAKLEQRSLLIAVNLLAGLAIFFFGYDQGMMGGVNDSKAYVDQMGLGYKENGRIVVTNTLLQGGIVSVYYLGTLVGCFLGGYVSDKYGRINSLAFGAVWGIIGAALQCTAMNPTWMIVSRLINGIGTGVLNATVPVYGSELADYESRGMFIAMEFTLNIVGVVVAYWLGFGLSYISNGTSEFQWRFPVAFQIVMLLILVTTCWFFPESPRWLCMMGRRDEAFYVLKRLRGSANEHSAMQEMREIEAIVELEHESGQNVTYFHMLFGIGDGDLHIARRVQLVIWLQILQSWSGIAGVTMYAPTIFQIAGFDSQKTMWISGLNNIFYAFATLICVFTLDRIGRRWTLWWGAAGQAIAMFAAGGLARAGVDHPDNQGPWGIGATSMVYLYTFVFGATWLTVPWLYPAEIFPLKVRAKGNAWGVVGWSLGNGSLTLALPYIFGSIGENTLHVFGAVNLISIPIVWALYPESSQRTLEEIDLLFAAKAPWVWVAESNFARLMAENPNFGAARHGGKIISDAEKAWNAQSEHEETVSV; via the exons ATGATGTTCGGAAAGTTCAGTGACGAGCGGGCGAAATGGAAGATCGCCGCCAAGCTGGAGCAGAGATCACTGTTGATAGCAGTGAACCTCCTCGCGGGCCTCGctatctttttcttcg GTTATGACCAGGGTATGATGGGTGGAGTCAATGACTCCAAGGCGTACGTGGATCAAATGGGATTGGGATACAAGGAGAATGGGAGGATCGTTGTCACCAACACTCTGCTGCAGGGAGGCATCGTCTCGGTTTACTACCTAGGGACGCTGGTCGGATGCTTTCTCGGCGGGTATGTCAGTGATAAATACGGCCGAATCAACTCCCTAGCGTTTGGTGCCGTCTGGGGGATCATCGGCGCCGCACTCCAGTGCACCGCAATGAACCCAACGTGGATGATCGTGTCTCGGCTGATCAACGGCATTGGAACAGGCGTGCTGAACGCTACCGTCCCCGTCTATGGCTCCGAGCTTGCCGACTACGAATCCCGCGGCATGTTCATTGCCATGGAGTTTACCCTGAATATTGtcggggtggtggtggcttaCTGGCTGGGATTCGGGCTCAGCTACATTAGCAATGGCACATCTGAGTTCCAATGGCGGTTCCCCGTTGCCTTCCAAATAGTCATGCTGCTTATTCTTGTGACAACGTGCTGGTTCTTCCCTGAATCCCCCCGTTGGCTCTGCATGATGGGCCGTCGCGACGAAGCATTCTACGTCCTCAAGCGTCTTCGCGGGTCCGCAAACGAACATTCAGCCATGCAAGAAATGCGAGAGATTGAGGCTATCGTCGAGCTCGAGCATGAGTCAGGGCAAAACGTCACCTATTTCCATATGCTGTTTGGCATTGGCGATGGAGATTTGCACATCGCGCGCCGAGTGCAACTAGTGATCTGGCTACAGATTCTGCAAAGCTGGTCGGGGATCGCAGGCGTCACCATGTACGCTCCAA CAATCTTCCAAATCGCCGGGTTCGATTCCCAAAAGACAATGTGGATCTCGGGATTGAACAACATCTTCTACGCGTTCGCAACCCTTATCTGTGTCTTCACGCTCGACCGCATCGGACGCCGCTGGACGCTCTGGTGGGGAGCGGCAGGACAAGCAATTGCCATGTTCGCTGCAGGGGGTCTCGCTCGTGCTGGAGTAGACCATCCCGACAACCAGGGCCCCTGGGGTATTGGCGCAACTTCCATGGTGTATCTGTACACGTTTGTCTTTGGTGCTACGTGGCTCACTGTGCCGTGGCTGTACCCAGCAGAGATCTTCCCGCTGAAGGTGCGAGCCAAGGGTAATGcctggggtgttgttggctgGAGTTTGGGTAATGG ATCCCTGACTCTGGCGCTCCCTTACATTTTCGGCTCTATCGGCGAGAACACCCTGCACGTATTCGGTGCTGTCAACCTTATCAGTATCCCCATCG TCTGGGCTCTGTACCCCGAATCCAGCCAGCGCACACTCGAGGAAATCGATCTGCTCTTTGCAGCCAAGGCCCCCTGGGTCTGGGTAGCAGAGTCGAACTTTGCCAGGCTTATGGCCGAGAATCCAAACTTCGGTGCCGCTCGTCACGGCGGGAAAATCATCAGCGATGCGGAGAAGGCATGGAATGCTCAGTCGGAGCATGAAGAAACGGTTTCTGTCTAG
- a CDS encoding uncharacterized protein (COG:T;~EggNog:ENOG410QDVS;~InterPro:IPR036097,IPR003661;~PFAM:PF00512;~go_function: GO:0000155 - phosphorelay sensor kinase activity [Evidence IEA];~go_process: GO:0007165 - signal transduction [Evidence IEA]), with protein MASENPGQTEDMAQTAYSLAKERDFYRYLPRDKAAYPFAPFDEASQRTSVVIPSRDYVLTSLAQLGAVKLRAERAIISLFGPTHQYILAEATSAGPLGPDQDSDLRLGCCIMPRETGICMDIANLPLANPSKNDDSAIIADGCALVMSDMKERNEEEVHKKYSLVNKILNARFCAGVPIIGPRGNTIGSYCVFDTHPRQSGVDEASIIFMKQMATAIMDYLDTLHMRYQNTQAKQMIFALGSFIGGRTTLRDSWLESHDQDVVTEKSGSTVEGQLNKEQQDLQETQSQLPLRLRPHDDSSFPCEVEKLPAQPELDVKPPDSASTPVDGRQLAECNKQESTKRSSESLLSQNEMPDDSPPAAFERVFARAANLIRESVEVEGVIFINARIESFGGLVGYEYRGETAGSEDSTDSGSTGGSVSSAAPVPGANSPEGDAVCQTLGCSTSEFSTINNDMKSNAKPGHEYVVRESVLKAMLNRYPHGKIFNYNQDGSLSDDSSSSGTASSSSTKGVRFKNMTRRMQNHRQDADYLQGVLGSARSIIFLPLWDSHKARWLAGLLVWTNTPERIFTVENELAYLHAFGNSIMAEVHRLDIEIADKAKHNLVTSISHELRSPLHGLLGTADILSDTAMNALQQGMIQTIESCGRTLLDTINHLLDFTYINKISKDYKLKYTHGRPAEQPTRPSQEQTDFDRYPLGSSESLYEEVQLDVVLEEVVECVFAGYTFYHQHRAPERPLSSTGGSRTAILSLKQPTIIFDIQQAAGWKFFNSGWLLAPYFDERLQQCP; from the exons ATGGCCTCAGAAAATCCCGGGCAGACAGAGGACATGGCACAGACAGCCTATAGCCTGGCGAAAGAGCGCGATTTCTACAG ATATCTACCTCGCGACAAAGCTGCATACCCGTTCGCTCCATTTGATGAGGCTAGCCAAAGGACCTCCGTTGTGATCCCTTCGCGCGATTATGTATTGACATCCCTTGCTCAACTTGGTGCTGTGAAACTACGTGCCGAACGGGCAATCATCTCTCTTTTCGGGCCCACCCATCAGTATATCCTCGCCGAGGCGACCAGTGCCGGTCCCCTGGGCCCAGATCAAGATAGTGACTTGCGGTTGGGCTGCTGCATTATGCCTAGGGAAACTGGCATCTGCATGGATATTGCAAACCTACCGCTAGCGAATCCTTCAAAGAATGATGACTCTGCCATTATTGCGGACGGCTGCGCGTTGGTCATGTCAGAcatgaaagaaagaaatgaGGAGGAAGTGCATAAGAAATACAGTCTTGTAAATAAGATTTTGAACGCAAGATTCTGCGCCGGGGTTCCGATTATTGGACCCAGAGGAAACACAATCGGGTCCTACTGTGTCTTCGATACCCATCCCCGACAGTCTGGAGTCGACGAAGCGTCAATAATCTTCATGAAACAGATGGCGACGGCTATCATGGATTATTTGGACACGTTGCATATGAGATACCAGAATACGCAGGCCAAGCAGATGATTTTTGCCCTGGGGAGTTTTATTGGGGGTAGGACCACGCTCCGCGATTCATGGCTAGAGTCCCATGACCAGGATGTTGTGACTGAGAAGTCGGGGAGCACTGTTGAGGGGCAGTTGAATaaagagcagcaggattTGCAGGAAACGCAATCTCAGCTGCCGCTGCGACTGCGCCCGCATGATGATTCCTCTTTTCCGTGCGAGGTTGAGAAACTACCGGCACAACCAGAACTGGATGTAAAACCTCCTGACTCGGCGTCCACCCCTGTTGACGGCAGGCAGCTGGCAGAATGTAATAAGCAGGAGAGCACGAAACGATCATCTGAAAGCTTGCTTTCCCAGAACGAAATGCCAGACGACAGCCCACCGGCCGCCTTTGAAAGGGTATTCGCCCGAGCCGCAAACTTGATCCGCGAGTCTGTCGAAGTAGAAGGTGTTATCTTTATCAATGCCAGGATCGAATCCTTTGGTGGGCTCGTTGGATACGAATACCGAGGTGAGACAGCAGGCAGTGAAGACAGCACCGACTCAGGAAGCACCGGAGGAAGCGTCTCGAGCGCTGCACCCGTTCCTGGTGCTAATTCTCCGGAAGGCGACGCTGTCTGTCAGACCCTGGGCTGTTCGACATCGGAATTCTCCACCATCAACAATGACATGAAGTCTAATGCAAAGCCAGGCCATGAATATGTAGTCCGAGAGTCTGTGTTGAAGGCCATGTTGAATCGCTACCCTCACGGCAAGATCTTTAACTACAACCAGGATGGGTCGTTATCcgatgacagcagcagcagtggaactgcctccagcagctcgaCAAAAGGAGTGAGGTTTAAAAACATGACAAGACGGATGCAAAACCACAGACAAGACGCCGATTACCTGCAAGGAGTCCTTGGTAGTGCCCGAAGCATTATTTTCTTGCCTCTATGGGATTCGCACAAGGCAAGATGGCTTGCTGGCTTGCTGGTATGGACCAATACACCTGAACGCATATTTACAGTAGAGAACGAACTTGCATACCTTCATGCCTTTGGTAATAGTATCATGGCTGAGGTTCACCGACTGGATATAGAGATTGCGGACAAGGCTAAGCATAATCTAGTCACAAGTATCTCACATGAGCTGAGAAGTCCACTGCATGGCCTTCTCGGCACCGCAGATATATTAAGTGACACAGCCATGAATGCGCTTCAACAGGGAATGATCCAAACAATAGAGTCTTGTGGGCGTACCCTTCTTGATACTATTAATCATCTGCTCGACTTcacttatattaataagatctcGAAAGACTATAAGCTGAAGTATACACATGGTCGCCCTGCCGAGCAGCCCACCAGACCAAGCCAAGAACAAACAGACTTTGACCGTTACCCCCTGGGTAGTAGTGAGAGTTTATATGAGGAGGTTCAGCTGGATGTCGtcctggaggaggttgtggagTGTGTGTTTGCCGGCTATACCTTCTATCATCAACACCGAGCGCCGGAACGGCCATTGAGCAGTACAGGGGGCTCAAGAACAGCTATCCTTTCATTAAAGCAACCAACGATCATCTTCGACATCCAACAGGCTGCTGGATGGAAATTCTTTAACTCAGGCTGGTTGCTGGCGCCGTATTTTGATGAACGTCTTCAGCAATGCCCTTAA
- a CDS encoding SDR family NAD(P)-dependent oxidoreductase (COG:Q;~EggNog:ENOG410PJ9Z;~InterPro:IPR036291,IPR002347;~PFAM:PF08659,PF00106,PF13561;~go_process: GO:0055114 - oxidation-reduction process [Evidence IEA]) yields MAAVPGWNLLKGKTAAITGGTTGIGRAIVLAYITQGCNVAVNHLGLPQDELHRHSLLEEVKAIKSKGIKAGEILELPGDVTNPETSTNLVKQAVSQWGKLDIFVANAGVFKEAEFLKIEPSLLDHSVDVNVKGCFYSCQAAARQMVEQGHGGSIIGISSVSALVGGGFQTHYTPTKAAILSMMQSMAVALGKDKIRCNALMPGTIATQLADHDMKNPTKKAALEERIPLGRIGDPEDMAGPAVFLACEEMSRYVNATGLLADGGMFSKLQ; encoded by the exons ATGGCCGCCGTGCCCGGCTGGAATTTGCTCAAAGGCAAGACTGCCGCCATCACCGGTGGCACCACTGGAATTGGTCGGGCCATTGTTTTGGCATACATCACGCAAGGATGCAATGTTGCCGTCAACCATCTGGGTCTTCCGCAGGATGAGCTGCACCGTCACAGCCTTCTCGAGGAGGTCAAGGCGATCAAGAGCAAGGGTATCAAGGCGGGTGAAATCCTGGAGCTCCCGGGCGACGTGACAAACCCCGAGACCAGCACCAACCTGGTCAAACAGGCTGTGTCGCAATGGGGGAAGCTGGATATCTTTGTCGCCAATGCGGGTGTCTTCAAGGAAGCAGAGTTCCTCAA GATTGAGCCGTCCCTCCTTGATCACAGCGTTGACGTGAACGTCAAGGGCTGCTTCTATTCCTGTCAGGCTGCCGCTCGCCAGATGGTGGAGCAAGGCCATGGCGGTTCGATTATCGGTATTTCCTCTGTGAGCGCTCTAGTCGGCGGCGGTTTCCAAACCCATTACACCCCTACAAAGGCTGCCATTCTCTCTATGATGCAGTCCATGGCAGTTGCCCTTGGCAAAGACAAGATCCGATGCAATGCCCTCATGCCCGGCACTATTGCTACTCAGCTGGCCGACCACGACATGAAGAATCCTACCAAGAAGGCTGCGCTTGAAGAGCGTATCCCTCTTGGCCGTATCGGCGACCCGGAGGATATGGCAGGCCCGGCGGTTTTCCTGGCCTGCGAGGAGATGAGTCGTTATGTGAATGCCACGGGATTGCTGGCTGACGGTGGAATGTTCAGTAAATTGCAGTAG
- a CDS encoding uncharacterized protein (COG:Q;~EggNog:ENOG410PVI4;~InterPro:IPR002347,IPR036291,IPR020904;~PFAM:PF00106,PF13561,PF08659;~go_function: GO:0016491 - oxidoreductase activity [Evidence IEA];~go_process: GO:0055114 - oxidation-reduction process [Evidence IEA]) — MAPSATESPALLADNAPQTQVGLSGKVIAITGANRGIGLGIAECCLSNGAAKVYSIDIGETGDEFAAVSKRFPGQLFAVTANVTEESTITAAIDKIIEEAGALHGMVVNAGRTHHKAALEFTKEDIETLFNVNLFGAFYTARAAARAFIKLGIKGSVVFTASMASYRPNKRVPSTPYGASKAGVRNMTHTLAMEWAQYGIRVNSVSPGLVKTAMTYWVPQQPDWEQQLKYYGGFPRLAEVQELGGAYVYLLSDAASYTTSIDIPVNGVIGIC, encoded by the exons ATGGCTCCCTCCGCGACAGAATCGCCTGCGCTCCTGGCGGACAACGCCCCTCAAACCCAGGTCGGTCTCAGTGGAAAGGTCATAGCTA TCACCGGTGCCAACCGCGGAATCGGTCTCGGAATTGCCGAGTGCTGTCTTTCCAACGGCGCAGCAAAGGTCTACTCCATCGATATTGGTGAGACAGGAGACGAGTTCGCTGCCGTGTCCAAGCGCTTCCCCGGCCAGCTCTTCGCTGTTACTGCCAATGTGACGGAAGAATCAACCATCACTGCTGCAATTGATAAGATCATTGAAGAGGCCGGTGCTCTCCACGGTATGGTGGTCAACGCCGGGCGTACCCACCACAAGGCCGCCCTTGAGTTCACTAAGGAGGATATTGAGACCCTGTTCAACGTCAACCTCTTCGGTGCATTCTACACCGCGCGTGCCGCTGCCCGTGCCTTTATCAAGCTCGGAATCAAGGGTTCTGTAGTCTTCACAGCCTCCATGGCCTCTTACCGACCCAACAAG CGCGTCCCCTCCACGCCCTACGGTGCGTCCAAGGCCGGCGTTCGCAACATGACCCACACCCTGGCAATGGAATGGGCGCAGTACGGCATCCGTGTTAACAGTGTGTCCCCCGGCCTAGTCAAGACTGCCATGACATACTGGGTACCTCAGCAGCCCGACTGGGAGCAGCAGCTCAAGTACTATGGTGGATTCCCTCGCTTGGCGGAGGTGCAGGAACTAGGCGGTGCCTACGTGTACCTCCTGTCCGATGCCGCCAGCTACACAACCTCTATTGATATCCCCGTGAACGGTGTGATTGGCA TTTGctaa
- a CDS encoding ATP-binding response regulator (COG:T;~EggNog:ENOG410QDVS;~InterPro:IPR001789,IPR003594,IPR036890,IPR011006, IPR004358,IPR005467;~PFAM:PF02518,PF00072;~go_function: GO:0016772 - transferase activity, transferring phosphorus-containing groups [Evidence IEA];~go_process: GO:0000160 - phosphorelay signal transduction system [Evidence IEA];~go_process: GO:0016310 - phosphorylation [Evidence IEA]) has product MAELLPQGSDNSRGSADQKSQYNVVLTIKDTGKGIGTEYLHSGLFTPFSQEDTLAPGDGLGLSIVRKVLAFLNGSIEVSSEKDKGTEISIQVPLTSASIPHGSEGSLPAAIYSFQRSQTQGKTIGLIGLRSIPVLERDTRLYESLKRLCEDWFHLTIKIVTPQNKATPCDFYLMVHTDLDSLDIEGNQLLPNLDQSKKASPLIIICQSPQAAHNMFARTMSMGRSQRSVVEFISQPCGPRKLAKTLELCIQRLEGRVSSESEETRWVEMPESSHISIDIGPRDAPAERMKISKRPTLETVGSQDNQTSGSNQPVGRAPQNTSSPLAATSSPETVPEEDIDGGPDRPSILLVEDNPINIKILTAYVTKEGWSSETATNGLEAVQKFQAHPGKFIMVFIDITMPVMNGFEASRRIREFEREYYKENPSLKPSWHPTTITALTGLDSPDAEQEAFASGIDLFLTKPISREKICSLLERCSIT; this is encoded by the exons ATGGCTGAATTGCTTCCTCAAGGGAGTGACAACTCCAGAGGGTCTGCAGATCAGAAGAGCCAATATAATGTGGTCTTGACTATCAAGGATACTGGCAAGGGCATTGGTACAGAGTACCTACATAGCGGCCTATTTACCCCTTTCTCGCAAGAGGATACCCTCGCTCCGGGCGATGGACTGGGCCTGAGCATTGTCCGCAAGGTGCTTGCTTTCCTCAACGGCTCTATTGAAGTTAGTTCAGAAAAGGATAAAGGCACTGAGATATCCATCCAAGTTCCTCTGACTTCCGCTTCTATACCACATGGTTCTGAGGGGTCTTTACCAGCTGCAATATACAGTTTCCAAAGGAGCCAGACACAGGGCAAAACTATTGGTCTGATTGGATTACGCTCTATACCAGTATTAGAGCGAGATACCCGCCTTTATGAATCCCTAAAGCGGCTATGCGAGGACTGGTTCCATCTCACGATCAAGATAGTGACCCCGCAGAACAAGGCCACACCCTGTGATTTCTACCTAATGGTGCATACTGATCTTGATAGCTTGGATATAGAAGGAAACCAACTACTACCTAATCTTGACCAGTCAAAAAAGGCATCCCCACTTATTATCATATGCCAATCTCCCCAGGCGGCGCACAACATGTTCGCGCGTACAATGAGCATGGGTCGAAGCCAACGCTCCGTTGTCGAGTTCATAAGTCAGCCCTGTGGCCCGCGCAAACTCGCAAAGACACTGGAGCTGTGTATCCAGCGACTGGAAGGCCGGGTGTCTAGCGAATCCGAGGAGACGCGATGGGTGGAAATGCCCGAGTCTTCTCACATATCGATTGATATTGGGCCCAGAGACGCACCTGCGGAAAGGATGAAGATTAGCAAACGGCCTACCTTAGAGACCGTGGGAAGCCAGGATAACCAGACCTCGGGCTCCAATCAGCCTGTAGGCCGGGCCCCCCAGAATACTTCGTCTCCGCTGGCTGCCACGTCGTCTCCGGAGACAGTTCCGGAGGAGGATATAGATGGAGGCCCCGATCGTCCGTCGATATTACTAGTTGAAGACAACCCTATCAATATTAAAATCCTCACTGCGTATGTAACGAAGGAAGGCTGGAGCAGCGAAACAGCGACAAATGGGCTGGAGGCTGTGCAGAAATTCCAGGCTCACCCTGGGAAGTTTATAATGGTCTTTATAG ACATCACAATGCCTGTCATGAATGGCTTCGAGGCTAGTCGCAGAATCAGAGAGTTTGAAAGGGAGTACTATAAGGAAAACCCTTCGTTGAAGCCGTCCTGGCACCCGACAACAATCACGGCCTTGACGGGACTGGACAGCCCAGACGCAGAACAGGAGGCATTTGCGTCTGGAATCGATCTCTTCCTTACAAAGCCGATCAGTCGGGAAAAAATATGTTCGCTGCTTGAAAGATGTAGTATTACGTGA